Proteins encoded together in one Carya illinoinensis cultivar Pawnee chromosome 3, C.illinoinensisPawnee_v1, whole genome shotgun sequence window:
- the LOC122305635 gene encoding uncharacterized protein LOC122305635 isoform X1 produces the protein MKFIRNSKMVYLRFTSFVLGLLFVMHALGNSSACTHQGEEGLAVAARGKNVAVPKCQQGVLLDGGNALGLRKIGFGGRRKMAEQKVSSKEIEVEGRVNGAGTTSKISGKDSNASKNSPGRSSQDHKVSDQSNKNTLPKASKSAGLGSPRSKLITAHFPNTKPESPQDSKAVPTKASLGSSSRSDKPIFSQETYHDQTTASDHQRDETQRLLEATKEIVSLMHKDYGKMARRPPPSNNHEPWH, from the exons ATGAAATTTATAAGAAACTCAAAAATGGTGTACCTAAGGTTTACTAGCTTTGTACTCGGTCTTCTCTTTGTTATGCATGCCCTTGGGAACTCTTCTGCATGCACTCATCAAG GTGAGGAAGGGCTTGCAGTTGCAGCAAGAGGAAAAAATGTTGCGGTTCCAAAG TGTCAACAGGGAGTACTGCTTGATGGTGGTAATGCTCTCGGTTTGAGGAAAATTGGGTTTGGAGGCCGAAGGAAAATGGCGGAGCAAAAAGTCTCGAGTAAAGAGATAGAAGTAGAAGGTAGAGTGAATGGAGCTGGGACGACCTCAAAGATTTCAG GAAAGGACAGTAACGCTTCCAAGAATTCTCCAGGAAGATCATCTCAAGATCATAAAGTGAGTGATCAG AGTAATAAGAACACGTTACCAAAAGCATCGAAGTCTGCCGGTTTGGGAAGTCCTAGGAGTAAGCTGATCACCGCCCATTTCCCGAACACCAAGCCGGAGAGCCCTCAAGATTCCAAGGCAGTGCCAACCAAAGCCAGCTTGGGGAGTTCCTCAAGGTCTGACAAACCAATATTCTCTCAAGAAACATATCATGATCAAACTACTGCCTCTGATCATCAGAGAGATGAAACCCAACGGCTTCTTGAGGCAACCAAAGAGATTGTGAGCCTGATGCATAAGGATTATGGGAAAATGGCTCGGCGTCCCCCACCCTCCAACAATCATGAGCCTTGGCATTGA
- the LOC122305635 gene encoding uncharacterized protein LOC122305635 isoform X2 translates to MKFIRNSKMVYLRFTSFVLGLLFVMHALGNSSACTHQGEEGLAVAARGKNVAVPKGVLLDGGNALGLRKIGFGGRRKMAEQKVSSKEIEVEGRVNGAGTTSKISGKDSNASKNSPGRSSQDHKVSDQSNKNTLPKASKSAGLGSPRSKLITAHFPNTKPESPQDSKAVPTKASLGSSSRSDKPIFSQETYHDQTTASDHQRDETQRLLEATKEIVSLMHKDYGKMARRPPPSNNHEPWH, encoded by the exons ATGAAATTTATAAGAAACTCAAAAATGGTGTACCTAAGGTTTACTAGCTTTGTACTCGGTCTTCTCTTTGTTATGCATGCCCTTGGGAACTCTTCTGCATGCACTCATCAAG GTGAGGAAGGGCTTGCAGTTGCAGCAAGAGGAAAAAATGTTGCGGTTCCAAAG GGAGTACTGCTTGATGGTGGTAATGCTCTCGGTTTGAGGAAAATTGGGTTTGGAGGCCGAAGGAAAATGGCGGAGCAAAAAGTCTCGAGTAAAGAGATAGAAGTAGAAGGTAGAGTGAATGGAGCTGGGACGACCTCAAAGATTTCAG GAAAGGACAGTAACGCTTCCAAGAATTCTCCAGGAAGATCATCTCAAGATCATAAAGTGAGTGATCAG AGTAATAAGAACACGTTACCAAAAGCATCGAAGTCTGCCGGTTTGGGAAGTCCTAGGAGTAAGCTGATCACCGCCCATTTCCCGAACACCAAGCCGGAGAGCCCTCAAGATTCCAAGGCAGTGCCAACCAAAGCCAGCTTGGGGAGTTCCTCAAGGTCTGACAAACCAATATTCTCTCAAGAAACATATCATGATCAAACTACTGCCTCTGATCATCAGAGAGATGAAACCCAACGGCTTCTTGAGGCAACCAAAGAGATTGTGAGCCTGATGCATAAGGATTATGGGAAAATGGCTCGGCGTCCCCCACCCTCCAACAATCATGAGCCTTGGCATTGA
- the LOC122305635 gene encoding uncharacterized protein LOC122305635 isoform X3 → MKFIRNSKMVYLRFTSFVLGLLFVMHALGNSSACTHQGEEGLAVAARGKNVAVPKCQQGVLLDGGNALGLRKIGFGGRRKMAEQKVSSKEIEVEGRVNGAGTTSKISGKDSNASKNSPGRSSQDHKSNKNTLPKASKSAGLGSPRSKLITAHFPNTKPESPQDSKAVPTKASLGSSSRSDKPIFSQETYHDQTTASDHQRDETQRLLEATKEIVSLMHKDYGKMARRPPPSNNHEPWH, encoded by the exons ATGAAATTTATAAGAAACTCAAAAATGGTGTACCTAAGGTTTACTAGCTTTGTACTCGGTCTTCTCTTTGTTATGCATGCCCTTGGGAACTCTTCTGCATGCACTCATCAAG GTGAGGAAGGGCTTGCAGTTGCAGCAAGAGGAAAAAATGTTGCGGTTCCAAAG TGTCAACAGGGAGTACTGCTTGATGGTGGTAATGCTCTCGGTTTGAGGAAAATTGGGTTTGGAGGCCGAAGGAAAATGGCGGAGCAAAAAGTCTCGAGTAAAGAGATAGAAGTAGAAGGTAGAGTGAATGGAGCTGGGACGACCTCAAAGATTTCAG GAAAGGACAGTAACGCTTCCAAGAATTCTCCAGGAAGATCATCTCAAGATCATAAA AGTAATAAGAACACGTTACCAAAAGCATCGAAGTCTGCCGGTTTGGGAAGTCCTAGGAGTAAGCTGATCACCGCCCATTTCCCGAACACCAAGCCGGAGAGCCCTCAAGATTCCAAGGCAGTGCCAACCAAAGCCAGCTTGGGGAGTTCCTCAAGGTCTGACAAACCAATATTCTCTCAAGAAACATATCATGATCAAACTACTGCCTCTGATCATCAGAGAGATGAAACCCAACGGCTTCTTGAGGCAACCAAAGAGATTGTGAGCCTGATGCATAAGGATTATGGGAAAATGGCTCGGCGTCCCCCACCCTCCAACAATCATGAGCCTTGGCATTGA
- the LOC122305634 gene encoding GDSL esterase/lipase 7-like, producing MKKSSVNSTISFIFLHFLSPVMIHSLPLAPALYVFGDSLLDSGNNNVLPTLAKADYLPYGVDFAEGATGRFTNGRTVADYIAEFLGLPYSPPYMSIERPLASQLTGLNYASASCGILPESGSVFGKCLNLNDQIDLFEITVKSELPNYIKGSNELSEYLSKSIFIFSIGSNDYINNYLEPDIYSTSKYYPPQPFAQLLMDTLAQGFQRLYSLGARKVVIFEIGPIGCIPAFTRTQKHSGQSCVHETNQIVSFFNQRLPALLSNLTSTLQGSTFVLGEANLLAYDAIRNPSKYGLADSSSPCCTTWENGTSGCIPFLLTRCPDAYKYFFWDAFHFTEAVSSIIAARCFNTSTCSPFNIKELVQL from the exons ATGAAAAAAAGTAGTGTGAATTCGACCATATCAttcattttccttcattttctttcacCGGTGATGATCCATAGCTTGCCACTGGCACCAGCATTATACGTTTTCGGAGATTCCTTGTTGGATAGCGGCAATAACAATGTGTTGCCCACGTTGGCTAAAGCTGATTACCTGCCTTATGGTGTAGACTTTGCCGAAGGAGCTACAGGAAGATTCACCAATGGCAGAACAGTCGCAGATTATATAG CTGAATTTCTTGGGCTACCATATTCTCCACCCTACATGAGTATAGAGAGACCACTTGCATCTCAGCTTACAGGTTTGAACTATGCGTCTGCGTCTTGTGGCATCCTTCCGGAATCTGGAAGCGTATTC GGAAAATGCTTGAATTTAAATGATCAGATCGACTTGTTTGAAATAACGGTCAAGTCAGAGTTGCCAAATTATATCAAGGGCTCAAACGAGCTCTCAGAGTACTTGTCAAAGTCCATATTTATATTCTCCATAGGCAGCAATGACTACATCAACAACTACCTTGAACCCGATATCTACAGCACAAGTAAATACTACCCTCCCCAACCATTCGCTCAACTCCTAATGGATACCCTCGCCCAGGGTTTTcag AGGTTATATAGTTTAGGAGCCAGGAAGGTAGTCATATTTGAAATCGGTCCCATTGGATGCATCCCAGCATTTACAAGAACACAGAAGCACAGCGGACAGTCATGTGTGCATGAAACGAATCAGATTGTCTCATTCTTTAATCAGAGGCTCCCAGCATTGCTTAGCAATTTGACATCCACTCTCCAAGGCTCAACCTTTGTTCTTGGCGAAGCTAATCTTCTTGCTTATGATGCCATCAGAAATCCATCTAAATATG GCTTGGCGGACTCAAGCTCCCCATGTTGTACAACCTGGGAAAATGGGACTTCTGGGTGCATTCCATTTCTGCTAACGCGCTGCCCTGATGCGTATAAATACTTCTTTTGGGATGCCTTTCATTTTACAGAAGCTGTTTCCTCCATCATAGCAGCCCGATGCTTCAATACATCAACTTGCTCCCCATTCAACATTAAGGAGCTCGTACAACTTTAA